Genomic segment of Mycobacterium botniense:
TCAGCGACCGGCAGGCTGACCGTATCGTCAGGGTGCGCCCGGGGTCGTTGTATCACACTGTCGAGCGGCTGACCGGGCAGAGGCTGATCCGGCGCGCGGCGAGGGGTCGAGACGGCAACCGGCCCGAACGCGTCGTCTACGAGATCACCGACGCCGGTGTCGAGGCGCTCGCCGAGCGAGTGCGCGAACTGGTCGCCACACCCGTCAACGAATACCCGCAGTTCACCGTGGCGCTGGCCGAAATCGACAACCTCGACCCCGACTCGGCAGTGCATGCCCTGGACAGTCGTGTCGTGGCACTGGAAGCCGGCGTCGCCGAGATGACAGCGCAGCGGAACGCCGGTATCGCGCCCGGCCTCAGCCCGATCGTCTTGGAGTACTTGCTGGCAATAACTCAGGCGGAAGTCACGTGGTTGCGACAGTGTGCGACATCGCTGCGGTCAGGTCGCTGGAGCTGGCCGGCTACGGCCCGGCCCGAGACCGTCACGGATAGCGGAAGCGAGGTGCAGACATGACGACGGCGATCATCCAGCCGCGCCGGGGTTCGCGACGGGTCGCTGCCGCCAGACCCGGGCTGCGCAGGCACGCCGCCAATGATGGCAACTCGTGGGCGGCGCTGTCGGCGATGATGGTCGGGTTTTTCATGATCGTGCTGGACGGCACCATCGTCGCCGTGGCCAACCCCAGCATCATGGCCGCGTTGCATACCGGATACGACACAGTGATCTGGGTGACCAGTGCCTACCTGCTGGCCAATGCGGTGCCGTTACTGGTCGCGGGCCGGCTCGGAGACCGGTTTGGCCCGAAGAACCTCTACCTGATCGGTTTGGCCGGGTTTACCGGTGCGTCGCTGTGGTGCGGCCTGTCGGGCAGTATCGGCGTGTTGATCGCCGCCCGGGTGGTGCAGGGCATCGGTGCCGGGTTGCTGACGCCGCAGACACTCTCGACAATCACACAGACCTTCCGGCCAGAGCGCCGCGGTGTGGCGCTGAGCGTGTGGGGAGCCACCGCCGGGGTAGCTTCCCTGGCGGGGCCACTGGCCGGTGGGGTGCTGGTCGACACGCTGGGCTGGAAGTGGATTTTCTTCGTCAATGTGCCCATCGGGGTGGCGGGTGTGGTGCTGGCACTGTGGTTGATCCCGCGGTTGCCCACCCATACGCACCGGTTCGACGTGCCCGGGGTGGGGTTATCCGGGGCTGGTGTTTTCCTCATCGTGTTTGCGCTGCAGCAGGGCCAGTCTGCGGGATGGGCGCCGTGGATCTGGGCGGTGCTCGTCGGGGGTGCGGGCTTTATCGCGGTGTTCGTCTACTGGCAGTCGGTGAACACCGGCGAACCGCTGATCCCGCTGGATGTATTCCGCGACCGCAACTTCAGCCTGGCCAACCTCGCGGTGGCGATTATCGGGTTCGCGGTGACCGCGATGGTGCTGCCGGTGATGTTCTACGCGCAAGGGGTCTGCGGGCTCTCGCCGACTCGTTCGGCGCTACTGATCGCCCCGATGGCGCTCGCCAGCGGTTTGCTCGCTCCAGCTGTCGGCAAGATCATCGACCGGTCGCATCCGCGGCCTGTTGTCGGTTTTGGTTTTTCGCTGCTGGCTATCGCATTGACGTGGCTTTCCATCGAGATGGGTCCTGCCGCCCCGATCTGGCGGCTGGTGCTGCCGTTTACCGCGATGGGCGTGGGCATGGCCTTCATCTGGTCGCCGTTGACCGCCACTGCGACGCGGAACCTGCCGTCCCATCTGGCCGGCACCGGATCGGGGGTGTACAACACCACCCGGCAGCTGGGCGCCGTGCTGGGCAGCGCGAGCATGGCCGCGTTCATGGTCGCGCGGATCGGCGCCGAAATGCCGGCGACACCTTCCGGTGCGCGACCGCAGCCTGCTGGCGGCACCAGCCTTCAGCTGCCTGAGATCCTGCGTGCACCGTTCGCGGCGGCGATGGCACAGTCGACGCTTCTGCCTGCGTTTGTCGCTTTGTTCGGCGTGGTCACCGCGCTCTTCATGGTCGGTGACCCGCCATCGCCGGACGGCCGCCAAAGC
This window contains:
- a CDS encoding PadR family transcriptional regulator; amino-acid sequence: MAHQLTSLGISVLALLRERPMHGYEMLQTLSDRQADRIVRVRPGSLYHTVERLTGQRLIRRAARGRDGNRPERVVYEITDAGVEALAERVRELVATPVNEYPQFTVALAEIDNLDPDSAVHALDSRVVALEAGVAEMTAQRNAGIAPGLSPIVLEYLLAITQAEVTWLRQCATSLRSGRWSWPATARPETVTDSGSEVQT
- a CDS encoding MFS transporter gives rise to the protein MTTAIIQPRRGSRRVAAARPGLRRHAANDGNSWAALSAMMVGFFMIVLDGTIVAVANPSIMAALHTGYDTVIWVTSAYLLANAVPLLVAGRLGDRFGPKNLYLIGLAGFTGASLWCGLSGSIGVLIAARVVQGIGAGLLTPQTLSTITQTFRPERRGVALSVWGATAGVASLAGPLAGGVLVDTLGWKWIFFVNVPIGVAGVVLALWLIPRLPTHTHRFDVPGVGLSGAGVFLIVFALQQGQSAGWAPWIWAVLVGGAGFIAVFVYWQSVNTGEPLIPLDVFRDRNFSLANLAVAIIGFAVTAMVLPVMFYAQGVCGLSPTRSALLIAPMALASGLLAPAVGKIIDRSHPRPVVGFGFSLLAIALTWLSIEMGPAAPIWRLVLPFTAMGVGMAFIWSPLTATATRNLPSHLAGTGSGVYNTTRQLGAVLGSASMAAFMVARIGAEMPATPSGARPQPAGGTSLQLPEILRAPFAAAMAQSTLLPAFVALFGVVTALFMVGDPPSPDGRQSLGSPGGTARSAVTPANDVCGFDAFCDDDDYVEYTLVHEPGPPHADAESSCGEDDTEPLRARLNHSVTRRHADSVQARHRLPDHQTDGISRLNRNGFHVDDEQRFRSITNFSAPPAIGDHPRSAAAHSSTAQDRDESLWNSGAWHQPFTTEAPPRNKHHRPGPDGPAARGRHSFPDGR